From Hartmannibacter diazotrophicus, a single genomic window includes:
- a CDS encoding tape measure protein: protein MIKGQRATKGVGLDSGAPQSSARASAGVFINTELEQAQRRQEKAAAAVREYTAEIDRSSTALAELKPRLTVAARVEREFGDATQKQNTQLKVSRDALTKARDEYSQLAAVAERASTAVAGFAASQGDVGKALARTAAETARVKAQLETLNSSTVAPVATDRRGLLESRRTYVEAQAEVRRLAAEMKAAEVPTEALGDALGKAQAKAQLAAKAYEQNSIALRKTSATQSSITKFLAATATEQQKSANAQVRALAAQTRAANQGAEAQQRLRGATLAALPPIKAMAPAVKSAAGASDQATQSANRLRSAFNGFYSDSRQSLSLFQRLRGQVLSIAAAYIGLQSALQNVGGVVNAFQEIEGAQSRLGVVFERDTARISQELDFLQQNADRLGISFGILSDQYTKFAVAAKTANFTSDATRKIFLSVAEAGRVNKLSIDQLEGTFLALEQMISKGKVSSEELRRQMGDRLPGAFSLFAKAIGVSTAQLDDMLRKGEVFANQSTLLKFADQLNKEFGPQLAASIEQTTAEIGRFDNNVFEAQKRVADGGFLESFTNGLRKLNEQFRSREGRDFFLGLGAVLGHLTDGIVTLLPYADDLAKVLAVIATIKAAQGLSNLVTALRATAAQTVATNRSLFTWASTVEAARVRWNTLVGTLRSGTGALAAINAQLRVATVVAGTAGGRFLALRIAIASLQSVAALAAGTFRILWTAIGGLPGLILTGVTLAIGSWLTKIDDTTSAIDEHKRIMDEVVKAYDKVRGKTEEWAKAIENVTLDQAVANLRQMEKRFEDIKKTVSGISGGDFFSFNSIRRGSSEQRQLVTQLRDIRTAFINGKLTARDYVAQIESLYDAIDSDGVRQWAEQLLESGRNAKEAEQQLGAAALTAKELGDTSDRVTEILQRTGTTIQTLTTATDDASTAFRKMAAEDARRLVEALHEMDKLVPSIADELKRIEELDGLNKQYQDAVKLARSLDQVRIITERYNRASAAILENSIDSSSGIVDAIIGAESGGNPYAKNKNSTATGVGQFIEETWLKLFKENFPDRAQSMTDAAILELRKSEKISREMIALYVQENAKILKDAGAAVTDANLYLAHFLGPNGAVKVLSANRGTQASDVLSADAVAANSSVLSGKTVEEVIAWAQQKVGLSREEAAINKEIADIDAKRAEKAKDYNKELENRLQLQEDENANAGNLSKEGFIQKRLSQEQRRAKEAEYELTAEQVAQIKAAAAAEYELVKAKRDGRDATKEANAALAQAQALETKRNALIAQFKQAYDTGNTDNTEQLKNQILEINSQLLAAIENARAMWEEIGGSGAAAKLMTLDALAEKAKTAGQRIEVIEQKTNALGLTATQSERLVGSFADGLVGAFENFAQAVANGANAFQALGSAFLQFAADFLREIAVMILKQAILNALAGFGGPIGTAAKALGGTVPTGHTGGKVGTNTIGIGNSSRVLPISMFRDAVRYHTGGKVGLGPGEVPAVLQTGEEVLTKNDPRHSDNIGPSQAQGGGGIQAIRNIVTLDPEFAKSMVESAQGEKAVMSVLTKNKALLKRLVS, encoded by the coding sequence GTGATCAAGGGTCAACGCGCGACGAAGGGCGTAGGCCTCGATTCCGGTGCGCCACAGTCGTCGGCTCGGGCGTCGGCCGGTGTGTTCATTAATACGGAGCTGGAGCAGGCGCAGCGGCGCCAGGAGAAGGCCGCTGCGGCGGTTCGCGAATATACCGCCGAAATTGACCGGTCCTCGACCGCTCTCGCCGAACTGAAACCGCGCCTGACTGTGGCCGCCCGCGTCGAGCGGGAATTCGGTGACGCGACGCAGAAACAGAATACCCAACTCAAGGTCAGCCGGGACGCCCTCACGAAGGCGAGGGACGAATATTCGCAGCTTGCCGCGGTTGCCGAGAGGGCGTCCACGGCAGTGGCCGGTTTTGCCGCCAGCCAGGGCGATGTCGGGAAGGCGCTCGCGCGAACGGCTGCCGAGACGGCGCGCGTCAAGGCGCAGCTTGAAACACTGAACAGTTCGACGGTGGCGCCCGTCGCGACTGACCGGCGCGGGCTTCTGGAATCGCGGCGCACCTATGTCGAGGCGCAGGCCGAGGTTCGCCGCCTTGCCGCCGAAATGAAGGCCGCCGAGGTTCCGACCGAAGCGCTCGGCGACGCCCTCGGCAAGGCGCAGGCAAAAGCACAGCTTGCCGCAAAGGCCTACGAACAGAACTCGATCGCTCTGCGCAAGACCTCGGCGACGCAATCGAGCATCACGAAATTCCTGGCCGCCACGGCAACGGAACAGCAGAAGTCGGCCAACGCCCAGGTCCGCGCACTGGCTGCTCAAACCCGCGCCGCTAATCAGGGGGCTGAAGCGCAGCAGCGGCTTCGCGGCGCTACACTGGCTGCGCTCCCCCCGATCAAGGCCATGGCGCCTGCCGTCAAGTCCGCGGCCGGAGCTTCCGATCAGGCGACGCAAAGTGCAAACCGCCTCCGCTCGGCGTTCAATGGCTTCTACTCTGACTCGAGGCAGTCACTTTCCCTGTTCCAGCGCCTGCGTGGTCAGGTGCTGTCGATTGCCGCCGCCTATATCGGACTGCAGAGCGCGCTGCAGAATGTCGGTGGTGTGGTCAACGCCTTTCAGGAGATTGAAGGCGCTCAAAGCCGCCTGGGCGTGGTGTTCGAGCGCGATACGGCCCGCATCTCTCAGGAACTGGACTTCCTGCAACAGAACGCCGACCGGCTCGGCATTTCCTTCGGCATTCTCAGCGACCAGTACACCAAATTCGCCGTCGCAGCGAAGACCGCGAATTTTACATCCGATGCGACGCGCAAGATCTTCCTGAGCGTGGCCGAAGCCGGCCGCGTCAACAAGCTTTCGATCGATCAGCTTGAGGGCACGTTCCTTGCCCTTGAACAGATGATCTCGAAGGGCAAGGTCAGTTCCGAAGAACTGCGCCGCCAGATGGGCGACCGCCTGCCCGGTGCCTTCAGCCTGTTCGCCAAGGCGATCGGCGTCTCGACCGCGCAACTCGACGACATGCTGCGCAAGGGTGAGGTTTTTGCCAACCAGAGCACACTGCTCAAGTTTGCCGACCAGCTGAACAAGGAATTCGGACCGCAGCTCGCCGCCTCGATCGAGCAGACGACCGCCGAAATCGGACGCTTCGATAACAATGTCTTCGAGGCGCAGAAGCGCGTGGCCGATGGTGGCTTTCTTGAGTCATTCACCAATGGCCTGCGCAAACTCAATGAGCAATTCCGCAGCCGTGAAGGTCGGGATTTCTTCCTCGGTCTGGGCGCCGTTCTCGGTCATCTGACGGATGGGATTGTCACCCTTCTCCCCTATGCGGACGACCTCGCCAAAGTCCTCGCCGTCATTGCAACGATCAAGGCCGCGCAAGGGCTCTCGAACCTCGTCACAGCGCTGCGGGCGACAGCGGCGCAGACGGTGGCGACGAACCGTAGCCTGTTCACGTGGGCATCGACCGTCGAAGCGGCTCGCGTCAGATGGAATACCCTTGTCGGCACGCTGCGGTCCGGCACGGGAGCACTGGCCGCCATCAATGCTCAGTTGCGCGTGGCGACGGTCGTTGCGGGCACGGCTGGTGGGCGTTTCCTCGCGCTTCGGATTGCCATCGCAAGCCTCCAGTCTGTCGCGGCACTGGCTGCCGGCACATTCCGCATTCTCTGGACCGCTATCGGCGGGCTGCCCGGTCTCATTCTGACCGGCGTGACGTTGGCGATCGGCTCTTGGCTCACGAAGATCGATGACACGACATCGGCGATCGACGAGCATAAGCGGATCATGGATGAGGTCGTGAAGGCCTACGACAAGGTTCGCGGAAAGACCGAGGAGTGGGCCAAGGCGATCGAGAACGTCACGCTTGACCAGGCTGTGGCGAACCTGCGCCAGATGGAGAAGCGGTTCGAGGACATCAAAAAGACGGTGTCCGGCATTTCGGGAGGCGATTTTTTCTCCTTCAATTCGATCCGCCGCGGCAGCTCCGAGCAGCGCCAGCTTGTCACCCAGTTGCGGGACATCCGGACAGCGTTCATCAACGGCAAGCTCACGGCCAGGGATTACGTTGCGCAGATCGAATCCCTCTACGACGCCATCGATAGCGACGGCGTGCGCCAATGGGCCGAGCAGCTACTTGAGTCCGGCCGCAATGCGAAAGAGGCCGAGCAACAGCTTGGCGCGGCAGCGCTCACGGCGAAGGAGCTTGGTGACACAAGCGACCGTGTGACAGAGATCCTGCAGCGTACCGGAACGACGATCCAGACGCTGACGACCGCAACGGATGATGCCTCGACGGCTTTCCGCAAGATGGCTGCCGAGGACGCCCGGCGCCTCGTGGAAGCCTTGCACGAGATGGACAAACTCGTGCCGAGCATCGCCGACGAGTTGAAGCGTATCGAAGAGCTGGATGGCCTCAACAAGCAGTATCAGGATGCGGTCAAACTCGCTCGTTCGCTCGACCAGGTGCGCATCATCACCGAGCGCTACAATCGCGCTTCTGCGGCCATCCTGGAAAACTCCATCGACAGTTCGAGCGGCATCGTCGACGCGATTATCGGCGCGGAAAGCGGTGGCAACCCCTACGCCAAGAACAAGAACTCGACCGCAACGGGGGTAGGTCAGTTCATCGAAGAGACATGGCTGAAGCTGTTCAAGGAGAACTTCCCTGACCGCGCTCAGTCGATGACGGATGCGGCAATCCTGGAACTGCGCAAGAGCGAGAAAATCTCTCGTGAGATGATCGCGCTCTATGTTCAGGAGAACGCCAAGATCCTCAAGGACGCTGGCGCAGCGGTCACCGACGCCAATCTCTATCTCGCGCATTTTCTCGGCCCGAACGGCGCCGTCAAGGTGCTGTCGGCCAATCGCGGAACGCAGGCCTCCGATGTCCTGAGCGCTGATGCCGTCGCTGCGAACTCCTCCGTCCTGTCCGGCAAGACGGTCGAGGAAGTCATCGCCTGGGCGCAGCAGAAGGTTGGCCTGTCGCGGGAAGAGGCGGCCATCAACAAAGAGATCGCCGATATCGACGCCAAGCGCGCCGAGAAGGCGAAGGATTACAACAAGGAACTCGAAAACCGCCTCCAGCTTCAGGAGGACGAGAACGCCAACGCCGGCAACCTCTCCAAGGAAGGTTTCATCCAGAAGCGCCTGTCGCAGGAACAGCGCCGGGCGAAGGAAGCCGAATACGAGCTGACCGCCGAGCAGGTCGCGCAGATCAAGGCTGCTGCGGCTGCCGAGTACGAACTCGTCAAGGCGAAGCGTGATGGTCGTGATGCCACGAAGGAGGCCAATGCCGCACTGGCTCAGGCGCAGGCGCTCGAAACGAAGCGCAACGCGCTCATCGCTCAGTTTAAGCAGGCCTATGACACCGGGAATACCGACAACACCGAACAGCTCAAGAACCAGATTCTCGAAATCAACAGCCAGTTGCTGGCGGCGATCGAGAATGCGCGGGCCATGTGGGAAGAGATCGGCGGTTCTGGCGCAGCAGCAAAACTGATGACGCTCGATGCGCTGGCCGAGAAAGCCAAGACAGCCGGCCAGCGCATCGAGGTTATCGAGCAGAAGACGAATGCTCTCGGGCTGACCGCGACGCAGAGCGAGCGACTGGTTGGCTCATTCGCTGACGGACTTGTCGGAGCATTCGAGAATTTCGCTCAGGCGGTCGCCAATGGTGCGAACGCCTTTCAGGCTCTCGGTTCCGCATTCCTTCAGTTCGCCGCCGACTTCCTGCGTGAAATCGCTGTGATGATCCTCAAGCAGGCGATCCTGAATGCTTTGGCGGGGTTCGGCGGTCCCATTGGCACAGCGGCCAAGGCTCTGGGCGGCACCGTTCCAACAGGTCACACAGGAGGCAAGGTTGGAACGAATACGATCGGTATCGGCAATTCGTCACGGGTGCTGCCGATCAGCATGTTCAGGGATGCGGTCCGGTATCACACGGGTGGCAAGGTCGGGCTCGGCCCCGGCGAAGTGCCGGCCGTGCTTCAGACGGGCGAGGAAGTGCTGACCAAGAACGACCCACGCCATTCCGATAACATTGGCCCGTCACAAGCCCAAGGCGGTGGCGGCATCCAGGCCATCCGCAACATCGTCACGCTCGATCCCGAGTTTGCGAAATCCATGGTCGAAAGTGCGCAAGGTGAGAAGGCTGTGATGTCGGTCCTCACCAAGAACAAAGCGCTGCTCAAGCGCCTGGTGTCGTAA
- a CDS encoding phage pre-tape measure protein, protein MAINHTLKIETISFDGGSVEVHGLTTPHIMAFVSAYTNEARAIYDKFTGRDAKLLTDATVEGMALEFISKFPAAMAMIIAMAADEPENVEGAQNLPIDVQVAALEAIGRLSFAMSGGFENFMRTVTRLAQNADGLAKATKKRQT, encoded by the coding sequence GTGGCTATCAATCACACCCTGAAAATCGAAACCATCTCATTCGACGGCGGGTCCGTCGAGGTTCATGGTCTTACGACGCCCCACATCATGGCGTTCGTTTCGGCCTACACCAACGAAGCCCGTGCGATCTACGACAAGTTCACCGGCCGAGACGCCAAGCTTCTGACCGATGCGACGGTCGAGGGCATGGCCTTGGAATTCATCAGCAAGTTTCCGGCCGCCATGGCGATGATCATCGCCATGGCGGCCGATGAACCGGAGAACGTCGAGGGAGCGCAGAACCTGCCGATCGATGTGCAGGTGGCAGCCCTTGAGGCGATCGGCCGCCTGTCCTTCGCGATGAGCGGTGGTTTCGAAAATTTCATGCGGACCGTCACGCGCCTGGCGCAAAACGCGGACGGTCTGGCAAAGGCAACCAAGAAGCGCCAGACCTGA